TTTCTCCGCCGCTTCGTTCACGAGCTTGATAGCCTCAGCCTCACCCTGCGCCTCCAAGACTTTGCCCTGCCTTACGCCATCCGCTTTTTTGATCTCGGCTCTTCTTGCCCCGTCTGCCTCTGTTTCGGTAGCAGTGGCAAAATCTATGGCCGCTATCTTTTCATTTTCCGCCTTTACGACCTTATTCATCGTCTCCTGGACGTCCTTGGGCGGGTCGATTTCTTTTAATTCGGTACGGACTATGTCTATACCCCAGCTCTTTGTCTCGTCACAAAGCGTTCTGTGCAGTTCCGCGTTAATTTTGCCTCTTTCGCTGTTTGCCGACTTCAATGTCAGCGTACCGATGATATTCCTTAAGGTCGTCCTTGCCAGATTCACTATCTGCCACTGATAATTATTCACGTTATACTGTGAATTTTTCACATTATCCTCATCGGCTTTGACCCTGAAATACACCTGCGCGTCCACGCGGGCGTTAAGATTATCGTTTGTGATGATCTCCTGCGGTTCCGCGTCGACCATCTGTTCGGTGACGTTTACCTGAAACATCCTGTCAATAACGGGGATGATCCAATGAAACCCCGCTTCGGCAAAACGATTATATTTTCCGAACCGTTCTATAAGCCCGCGATGCGTGG
Above is a window of Candidatus Omnitrophota bacterium DNA encoding:
- a CDS encoding SPFH/Band 7/PHB domain protein yields the protein MSILATVGIAAVVIFFMGIRIVRPTHRGLIERFGKYNRFAEAGFHWIIPVIDRMFQVNVTEQMVDAEPQEIITNDNLNARVDAQVYFRVKADEDNVKNSQYNVNNYQWQIVNLARTTLRNIIGTLTLKSANSERGKINAELHRTLCDETKSWGIDIVRTELKEIDPPKDVQETMNKVVKAENEKIAAIDFATATETEADGARRAEIKKADGVRQGKVLEAQGEAEAIKLVNEAAEKYFVGNAQLLRKLQAMETALQNNAKIVIPSDSDLVNVIGEMAGVLPLKREKREEGR